Proteins found in one Heptranchias perlo isolate sHepPer1 chromosome 23, sHepPer1.hap1, whole genome shotgun sequence genomic segment:
- the rhbdl3 gene encoding rhomboid-related protein 3 isoform X2 yields the protein MSNKRSNSFRRAIQLGNRSLRPTSLLEESGLTLTQRFIRHIAYETLPRELDRKWFYDSYTCCPPPWFMITVTILEIAIFIYYGLLLDKWVLQVTHPSYLKNPLIYQPQFRSQAWRYLSYVFMHVGVEHLGFNVALQLLVGVPLEMVHGALRISFVYLAGVLAGSLAASVADMTAPVAGSSAGVYALVSAHLANVVMNWSGMRCQFKLIRMGIAMLCMSLEFGRAVWLRFHPPAHPSCAHPSFVAHLGGVMVGITLGVVILRNYEQRLHEQSIWWIFVLVYLVFVFFAILWNIFAYSLLEIKLLPPA from the exons aTGAGCAACAAACGGTCCAACAGTTTCCGCCGAGCGATCCAGCTGGGGAACCGGAGTCTCCGCCCGACCTCGCTCCTCGAGGAATCCGGCCTCACCCTGACCCAGCGCTTCATCCGCCACATCGCCTACGAGACCCTGCCCCGGGAGCTGGACCGCAAGTGGTTCTACGACAGCTACACGTGCTGCCCTCCGCCCTGGTTCATGATCACAGTCACCATTCTGGAG ATCGCCATCTTCATCTATTATGGGCTGCTCCTGGACAAGTGGGTGCTGCAGGTCACACACCCCTCCTATTTGAAGAACCCCCTGATCTACCAGCCGCAGTTTCGCAGCCAAGCCTGGCGCTACCTCAGCTACGTCTTCATGCACGTCGG GGTCGAGCACCTGGGCTTCAATGTGGCTCTGCAGCTCCTGGTCGGCGTTCCGCTGGAGATGGTGCATGGAGCTCTCCGCATCAGCTTCGTCTACCTCGCCGGAGTTCTCGCAG gTTCACTGGCTGCATCGGTGGCTGACATGACTGCACCAGTAGCAGGCTCTTCAGCAGGAGTTTACGCTCTCGTCTCTGCGCACCTAGCCAACGTAGTCATG AATTGGTCAGGAATGAGATGTCAGTTCAAACTGATCCGGATGGGAATAGCGATGCTTTGCA TGAGTCTGGAGTTTGGCCGTGCTGTCTGGTTGAGATTCCATCCACCTGCCCACCCGTCCTGTGCCCACCCCAGCTTCGTTGCTCACCTTGGCGGAGTGATGGTGGGAATCACGCTGGGGGTGGTGATCCTCCGGAACTACGAGCAGAGACTCCATGAGCAGTCCATCTGGTGGATCTTCGTCCTTGTCTATCTCGTCTTTGTTTTCTTCGCAATCCTCTGGAACATCTTCGCCTACAGTCTCTTGGAGATAAAGCTGCTCCCGCCTGCCTAA